In Gemmatimonadales bacterium, the following are encoded in one genomic region:
- the rplE gene encoding 50S ribosomal protein L5, with product MQTHYEQTIRPRLQREFGLANPHQVPKLDKIVLNVGMGDASKNPKGLEAAVEELALITGQKPVVTRAKKAIANFGLRAGMPVGTTVTLRRARMYEFLDRFISLAIPRIRDFRGLSNRSFDGRGNYTFGIKEQMIFPEIDFDKVERIHGMDITIVTSATRDDLALALLREFGWPFRGETPVKVA from the coding sequence TTGCAGACCCATTACGAGCAGACGATCCGGCCCAGGCTTCAGCGCGAGTTCGGGCTCGCGAACCCGCACCAGGTGCCGAAGCTCGACAAGATCGTGCTCAACGTCGGCATGGGCGACGCCTCGAAGAATCCGAAGGGGCTCGAGGCGGCGGTCGAAGAGCTGGCTCTGATCACCGGGCAGAAGCCGGTGGTGACCCGGGCCAAGAAGGCCATCGCCAATTTCGGCCTCCGGGCCGGGATGCCGGTGGGTACCACGGTGACGCTGCGCCGGGCTCGGATGTACGAGTTCCTCGACCGGTTCATCAGCCTCGCGATCCCGCGCATTCGCGATTTCCGCGGGCTCTCGAACCGGAGCTTCGACGGACGCGGCAACTATACGTTCGGCATCAAGGAGCAGATGATCTTCCCCGAGATCGACTTCGACAAGGTCGAGCGGATCCACGGGATGGACATCACGATCGTCACCTCGGCGACGCGGGACGATCTGGCGCTGGCGCTCTTGCGCGAGTTCGGGTGGCCCTTCCGGGGCGAGACGCCGGTGAAGGTGGCGTAA
- the rplX gene encoding 50S ribosomal protein L24, translating into MKPLVYKKRKRVRHAPPERMRLHITKGDTVQIVSGDEKGKRGTVLRVDPKSGRITIEGVNIVKRHRRATTPGGESGIISMPAPIHHSKAMLIDPKTGAPTRIRRRRAADGTVERIAIKSGQPIPRVR; encoded by the coding sequence ATGAAACCGCTGGTCTACAAGAAGCGGAAGCGGGTGCGCCACGCGCCGCCCGAGCGGATGCGGCTGCACATCACCAAGGGCGACACCGTGCAGATCGTTTCGGGTGACGAGAAGGGAAAGCGCGGCACCGTGCTGCGGGTCGATCCCAAGAGCGGGCGGATCACGATCGAAGGCGTCAACATCGTGAAGCGGCACCGCCGCGCCACGACGCCGGGCGGCGAATCGGGAATCATCAGCATGCCGGCGCCGATCCACCACTCGAAGGCAATGCTCATTGACCCCAAGACCGGCGCGCCGACGCGTATTCGCCGGCGGCGGGCGGCAGATGGGACGGTGGAGCGGATTGCGATCAAGTCGGGGCAGCCGATTCCGAGGGTGAGGTAA
- the rplN gene encoding 50S ribosomal protein L14, whose amino-acid sequence MVQQESILRIADNSGARRALVIRVLGGSKRRYAGLGDQVVVAIKDAIPTGQVKKGDVAKAVIVRTAKEVRRKDGSYIRFDENAAVLITDNGEPRATRIFGPVARELREKRYMKIVSLAPEVL is encoded by the coding sequence ATGGTCCAGCAAGAGAGCATCCTCCGCATCGCGGACAACTCGGGGGCCCGGCGCGCGCTCGTGATCCGCGTCCTGGGCGGCAGCAAGCGCCGCTACGCGGGGCTCGGCGACCAGGTCGTCGTGGCCATCAAGGACGCCATCCCCACCGGGCAGGTGAAGAAGGGCGACGTGGCCAAGGCGGTGATCGTGCGGACGGCCAAGGAGGTCCGGCGCAAGGACGGCTCCTACATCCGGTTCGACGAGAACGCGGCGGTGCTCATCACCGACAACGGCGAGCCGCGCGCGACCCGCATCTTCGGCCCCGTCGCCCGCGAACTGCGCGAGAAGCGATACATGAAGATCGTGTCGCTCGCGCCGGAGGTGCTCTAG
- the rpsQ gene encoding 30S ribosomal protein S17 yields the protein MPERETTNTSAPRGRRKTRVGVVTSDKMTRTVTVSLVRRYAHPVYGKQVTRTKTVKARDEHGAHTGDTVRIMETRPLAKTVRWRVTEIVERAK from the coding sequence ATGCCGGAACGCGAGACGACGAACACGAGTGCGCCGCGCGGGCGGCGGAAGACCCGCGTCGGGGTGGTGACGAGCGACAAGATGACCCGCACGGTCACCGTATCGCTGGTGCGCCGCTACGCCCACCCGGTCTACGGCAAGCAGGTGACGCGCACCAAGACCGTGAAGGCGCGGGACGAGCACGGCGCGCACACGGGCGATACGGTGCGCATCATGGAAACCCGGCCGCTCGCGAAGACGGTGCGCTGGCGGGTCACCGAGATCGTCGAGAGAGCGAAGTAG
- the rpmC gene encoding 50S ribosomal protein L29 — protein sequence MTPTELRELTNDELETKLHELVEERFRLRFRAATETIENPIRFRALRRDIARIKTILRERAPGAPAGQPQG from the coding sequence ATGACGCCGACCGAGTTGCGCGAGCTCACGAACGACGAGCTGGAGACCAAACTGCACGAGCTCGTCGAGGAACGGTTCCGGCTGCGCTTCCGCGCCGCGACCGAGACGATCGAGAATCCGATCCGGTTCCGCGCGCTGCGCCGGGACATCGCCCGGATCAAGACGATCCTGCGCGAGCGCGCCCCGGGCGCGCCGGCGGGCCAGCCGCAAGGGTGA
- the rplP gene encoding 50S ribosomal protein L16, with product MLAPKRIKFRKTFKGRTRGIAQRGNTVAFGEFGLMSLDPGWITNRQIEASRVAMTREMKRGGKVWIRIFPDKPITKKPAETRMGKGKGNPEGWVAVVKPGRMLFEIEGISEDLARKALALAAAKLPVKTRFVTREET from the coding sequence ATGCTGGCTCCCAAGCGGATCAAGTTCCGCAAGACGTTCAAGGGCCGCACCCGGGGCATCGCGCAGCGGGGCAACACGGTCGCGTTCGGCGAGTTCGGGCTCATGAGTCTCGATCCGGGCTGGATCACCAACCGGCAGATCGAGGCGAGCCGCGTCGCCATGACCCGCGAGATGAAGCGCGGCGGCAAGGTGTGGATCCGGATCTTTCCGGACAAGCCGATCACCAAAAAGCCGGCCGAGACCCGCATGGGGAAGGGCAAAGGCAACCCGGAGGGGTGGGTGGCCGTGGTAAAGCCGGGCCGGATGCTGTTCGAGATCGAGGGGATCAGCGAGGACCTGGCGCGGAAGGCGCTGGCGCTCGCGGCGGCCAAGCTGCCGGTCAAGACCCGGTTCGTGACCCGCGAGGAGACCTGA
- the rpsC gene encoding 30S ribosomal protein S3: protein MGQKTHPVGFRLGIVKPWKSRWFAAKDMPALLKEDELIRKYLKTRLGHAAISEIHIERRPGKATVTVHTGRPGVVIGKRGAEVDKLRDELAQLTGKDAAINVEEIKRPELSAQLVGDNIAHQLMQRISFRRAMKRAVQSAMRMGAQGIKIRVSGRLGGAEIARTEGYHEGRVPLHTLRADIDYATSTAKTTYGTIGIKVWIFKGEVIEDVAGRTYSTGA from the coding sequence ATGGGCCAGAAGACACATCCGGTGGGCTTTCGCCTCGGGATCGTGAAGCCGTGGAAGTCGCGCTGGTTCGCAGCCAAGGACATGCCGGCGCTGCTCAAGGAGGACGAGCTGATCCGGAAGTACCTGAAGACCCGCCTCGGGCACGCCGCGATCTCGGAGATCCATATCGAGCGCCGCCCCGGCAAGGCCACCGTGACGGTGCACACCGGGCGGCCCGGCGTGGTGATCGGCAAGCGCGGCGCCGAGGTCGACAAGCTGCGCGACGAGCTGGCGCAGCTCACCGGCAAGGACGCCGCGATCAACGTCGAAGAGATCAAGCGGCCCGAGCTCTCGGCCCAACTGGTCGGTGACAACATCGCCCACCAGCTCATGCAACGGATCTCGTTCCGCCGCGCCATGAAGCGCGCGGTGCAGAGCGCCATGCGAATGGGCGCGCAAGGCATCAAGATCCGGGTGTCGGGGCGTCTGGGAGGCGCCGAGATCGCGCGCACCGAGGGCTATCACGAGGGACGGGTGCCGCTGCACACGCTGCGCGCGGACATCGACTACGCCACCAGCACGGCAAAGACGACCTACGGCACCATCGGCATCAAGGTCTGGATCTTCAAGGGCGAAGTGATCGAAGACGTGGCGGGCCGCACCTACAGCACCGGAGCCTGA